From a region of the Gottschalkia purinilytica genome:
- a CDS encoding flavodoxin family protein — protein sequence MKKVLIINSSFRKKNTYKVLKSIEDIFKGKDIEVEYLHLHEYDIKDCYGCEVCILKGMCSINDDMIKIIEKIENCDGIIISTPVYMNNLSGKLKTFFDRTCEWFHRPRIPGKPVLLVATTASSGLSSTFKVMNSIMLQWGTNVTGTIGRKISRINQKVDYKEVEKFIHTLKGEIGDYRPSLNQLITFQVQKILAENVFPLDKEYWENQGWINNIYFYSSKINFFKKIISRLFYKILKRNVKPCV from the coding sequence ATGAAAAAAGTTTTAATTATAAATAGCAGTTTCAGAAAGAAAAATACATATAAAGTTTTAAAAAGTATTGAAGATATCTTCAAAGGTAAAGATATAGAAGTTGAATATTTACACTTACATGAATATGACATAAAAGATTGCTATGGATGTGAAGTTTGTATTCTAAAAGGAATGTGTAGTATAAATGACGATATGATAAAAATTATAGAAAAGATAGAGAACTGTGATGGAATTATAATATCAACTCCTGTATATATGAATAACTTAAGTGGAAAACTGAAAACCTTCTTTGACAGAACATGTGAGTGGTTTCATAGACCTAGAATACCAGGAAAACCTGTCTTACTAGTTGCTACTACAGCATCCTCAGGACTTTCTAGTACATTTAAAGTGATGAATAGTATAATGCTTCAATGGGGAACAAATGTAACAGGTACAATAGGTAGAAAAATATCAAGAATAAATCAAAAAGTAGATTATAAAGAAGTTGAAAAGTTTATACATACATTGAAAGGAGAAATAGGAGATTATAGACCTTCCTTAAATCAACTTATAACTTTTCAAGTACAAAAAATATTAGCCGAGAATGTATTTCCTTTAGATAAGGAATACTGGGAAAATCAAGGATGGATAAACAATATATATTTTTATAGCAGTAAAATAAACTTTTTTAAGAAAATTATTTCTAGATTGTTTTATAAGATTTTGAAAAGAAATGTTAAGCCTTGTGTTTAA
- a CDS encoding DUF3862 domain-containing protein — MKKILSVVIVLVFAVVLYGCSEGAKKIEESIENENQIRMTNALSIEKPYDDIKKGMSYEEVRAILGDGIETISNSVAGMEGQSYEWKIDGELILIKFIDNKVYLITKSGSDIRHTGKEITINMYNKVREGMSYKEVISILGEGEKLASGKISGKDTATYHWVNKDGSNMHLMIENGKVSMKAQVNLK, encoded by the coding sequence TTGAAAAAGATATTGAGTGTTGTTATTGTGCTTGTTTTTGCTGTAGTACTATATGGATGTAGTGAAGGGGCAAAAAAAATAGAAGAAAGTATTGAGAATGAAAATCAAATTAGAATGACTAATGCATTGTCTATAGAGAAACCATATGATGATATAAAAAAAGGGATGAGTTATGAAGAAGTTAGAGCTATTTTAGGAGATGGAATAGAAACTATATCCAACAGTGTAGCAGGAATGGAAGGACAAAGCTATGAATGGAAGATAGATGGTGAACTAATACTCATTAAGTTTATAGATAATAAGGTATATCTAATAACAAAGAGTGGATCTGATATAAGACATACAGGAAAAGAAATAACTATAAATATGTATAACAAAGTTAGAGAAGGTATGTCTTATAAAGAAGTAATTTCAATACTAGGAGAAGGGGAAAAACTTGCTTCAGGAAAAATTTCAGGAAAAGATACAGCCACTTATCATTGGGTTAATAAAGATGGATCAAATATGCATTTAATGATCGAGAATGGAAAAGTTAGTATGAAAGCTCAAGTTAATTTAAAATAG
- a CDS encoding MalY/PatB family protein has product MSKYNFDEIIDRKGTYSSKWDGLDRYFGTKEVLPLWVADTDFAPPREVVDALNNRVQHNIYGYPIIEPEHYEPIIKWSKKRYGYDLDVNWIINTPGVVTGLCAAIQALTKEGDEIIIQSPVYPPFFSSVTNNNRKLVENELINNNEIYEIDFDDLEKKASSGNAKMLVLCNPQNPVGRVWNREELQRVIDICIKNNIIIFSDEIHGDIIYKNKKFNSLLSFSKEYYDNIIVATAPSKTFNVPGLFFSYVIVPNQEFKNDISRILTNLSISPGNVFNIPASVAAYEYGEEWLEELLIYLEDNVDYLIDFVKERLPQVKVVKPEGTYLAWLDFSELFESQEELRNFLINEAKVGLNDGTTFGNKGNGFARLNFGCPRSVLKEGLERIEKALVNRNNK; this is encoded by the coding sequence ATGAGTAAATATAATTTTGATGAAATAATAGATAGAAAGGGAACTTATTCATCCAAGTGGGATGGACTTGACAGATATTTTGGAACGAAAGAGGTTCTTCCATTATGGGTGGCTGATACAGATTTTGCACCACCTAGGGAGGTTGTAGATGCTCTTAATAATAGAGTGCAACATAATATATATGGTTATCCAATAATAGAACCAGAACACTATGAGCCTATAATAAAGTGGTCAAAAAAGAGATATGGGTATGATCTAGATGTAAACTGGATAATTAATACTCCTGGAGTAGTAACTGGACTATGTGCAGCTATTCAAGCTCTTACTAAAGAAGGAGATGAAATAATAATACAAAGTCCTGTTTATCCTCCATTCTTCAGTTCAGTTACAAATAACAATAGAAAATTAGTTGAAAATGAACTAATAAATAATAATGAAATATATGAAATAGATTTTGATGATCTAGAGAAAAAAGCATCATCTGGAAATGCTAAAATGTTAGTACTATGTAATCCTCAAAATCCAGTAGGTAGAGTTTGGAATAGAGAAGAATTACAAAGAGTAATAGATATATGTATTAAAAATAATATAATTATATTTTCTGACGAAATTCATGGAGATATTATATATAAAAATAAAAAATTTAACTCATTACTTTCATTCTCCAAGGAATATTATGATAATATTATAGTAGCTACAGCTCCAAGTAAGACATTTAATGTTCCAGGACTATTTTTCTCGTATGTAATAGTTCCAAATCAAGAGTTTAAAAATGATATTTCTAGAATTTTAACTAATCTTAGTATAAGCCCTGGGAATGTGTTTAATATACCAGCTTCAGTAGCAGCTTATGAATATGGTGAGGAGTGGCTAGAAGAATTATTAATATATCTAGAAGATAACGTTGATTATCTTATAGACTTTGTAAAAGAAAGACTACCACAGGTAAAGGTAGTTAAGCCAGAAGGAACATATTTAGCTTGGCTCGACTTTAGTGAATTATTTGAAAGTCAAGAAGAACTAAGAAACTTCTTAATTAATGAAGCAAAAGTAGGATTAAATGATGGGACAACTTTTGGTAATAAAGGTAATGGATTTGCAAGACTAAATTTCGGATGTCCTAGAAGTGTATTAAAAGAAGGACTAGAAAGAATAGAAAAAGCTCTAGTAAATCGCAATAACAAATAA
- the thiH gene encoding 2-iminoacetate synthase ThiH, with translation MSFYDIYSRYKDFDIDSFYNNISDKDIELILQKDILNEIDFLMLLSPKAENFLEPIALKANSLTIQHFGKTILLYTPMYLANYCTNQCLYCGFNTKNDIKRKQMSLEEVEAEAKYISSKGIKHILILTGDAKDISSVEYINSCVNILKKYFNSISIEIFPLNEDEYSKLIKSGVDSLTIYQETYNEYIYDKVHLKGPKKDYRYRLDAPERACKSYINSVNIGALLGLDYWRKEAFFTGLHANYLQNKYPHVEVSISTPRIRPHVGDFSPYHIVSDKNIVQFIVALRLFLPRCGVTISTRESENFRNNILPLGVTKMSTDSNTSVGGHTNKQNQTNQFNICDTRNVEKMMEDIKTLGYQPILKNWDII, from the coding sequence ATGAGTTTCTACGATATTTACTCTAGATATAAAGATTTTGACATAGATAGTTTTTATAATAATATATCTGATAAAGATATAGAATTAATACTTCAAAAAGATATATTAAACGAAATAGACTTTTTAATGCTGCTTTCTCCAAAAGCAGAAAATTTTCTTGAACCTATAGCTCTTAAGGCTAATAGTCTAACTATCCAACATTTTGGTAAAACAATACTTTTATATACACCAATGTATCTAGCTAACTACTGCACAAATCAATGCCTATATTGTGGATTTAATACTAAAAATGATATTAAAAGAAAACAAATGTCTTTGGAAGAAGTAGAAGCTGAAGCAAAATACATTTCTTCTAAAGGTATAAAGCATATATTAATACTTACTGGAGATGCAAAAGATATATCTTCTGTAGAGTATATTAATAGTTGTGTCAATATCTTAAAGAAATATTTCAACTCTATTAGTATTGAAATATTTCCTTTAAATGAAGATGAATATTCAAAACTAATAAAATCAGGTGTAGATTCATTAACTATATATCAAGAAACATATAATGAGTACATTTATGATAAAGTTCATTTGAAAGGTCCTAAAAAAGACTATAGATATAGATTAGATGCTCCTGAAAGAGCGTGTAAATCTTATATAAACTCTGTAAATATAGGTGCTCTTTTAGGATTAGATTATTGGAGAAAAGAAGCATTTTTTACTGGACTTCATGCTAACTATCTTCAAAATAAATATCCTCATGTAGAAGTAAGTATATCTACACCTAGAATAAGACCACATGTTGGAGATTTTTCTCCTTATCACATAGTTAGTGATAAAAATATAGTACAGTTTATAGTTGCTTTAAGACTTTTTTTACCTAGATGTGGAGTTACTATTTCTACACGTGAAAGCGAAAACTTTAGGAATAATATACTTCCATTAGGTGTTACAAAAATGTCTACAGATTCTAACACCTCTGTTGGAGGTCACACCAATAAACAGAATCAAACCAATCAATTTAATATATGCGACACTAGAAACGTAGAAAAAATGATGGAAGATATAAAAACATTAGGTTATCAACCAATACTTAAAAACTGGGATATAATCTAA
- the thiF gene encoding sulfur carrier protein ThiS adenylyltransferase ThiF: protein MNELEKTLITQLGKKNFNKIQSVTIGIAGAGGLGSNCDFNLVRSGFKNFVIVDFDIVESSNLNRQFYFYHQLGMLKVHALKENLYLINPDINLTVLDTILTSDNIEKIFSNCNIIVEAFDKASCKKMISEKFMNSNKLLASASGLAGWGKSDDIKTHVIKDNFFIVGDLVSEVSDITPPISPRVNIVAAKQANIVLDYIIKNF from the coding sequence ATGAATGAATTAGAGAAAACTTTAATAACTCAATTGGGGAAGAAAAATTTCAATAAAATACAATCTGTTACTATAGGTATAGCTGGAGCTGGTGGTCTCGGATCTAATTGTGATTTTAATCTAGTTAGAAGTGGATTTAAAAATTTTGTAATTGTAGACTTTGATATTGTAGAATCATCAAATTTAAATAGACAATTTTATTTTTATCATCAATTAGGAATGTTAAAAGTTCATGCTCTTAAAGAAAATCTATATCTAATAAATCCAGATATAAACTTAACAGTGTTAGATACAATTCTAACATCTGACAACATAGAAAAAATATTTTCCAACTGTAATATTATTGTAGAAGCCTTTGACAAAGCTAGCTGTAAAAAAATGATATCTGAAAAGTTTATGAATTCTAATAAGCTTTTAGCTTCTGCATCTGGACTTGCTGGTTGGGGAAAAAGTGATGATATAAAAACACATGTCATAAAAGATAACTTTTTTATTGTTGGAGACTTAGTATCTGAAGTATCTGATATTACTCCTCCTATTTCTCCAAGAGTAAATATAGTTGCAGCGAAACAAGCAAATATAGTCCTTGACTATATTATAAAAAATTTTTAA
- a CDS encoding thiazole synthase translates to MNDELIIGDTELKSRLFIGTGKYSSDSLIPKILEKSKCEVVTVALRRIDLSSKENNILNYIPKDTKLLPNTSGARNADEAIRIARLAKASGCGNWIKIEIISDNKYLLPDGYETIKATEILASEGFIVLPYVSPDLMVARSLVNAGASAVMPLGSPIGSNRGIKTRELIKILIEEIPLPIIVDAGIGKPSDACEAMEMGASACLLNTAIATSKNPILMAEAFGKAVEAGRKAYLAGLGNKSYTANASSPLTGFLNK, encoded by the coding sequence ATGAATGATGAGCTAATAATTGGAGATACAGAACTTAAAAGTAGATTGTTCATAGGTACAGGAAAGTATTCATCTGATTCTTTGATACCCAAAATACTAGAAAAGTCCAAGTGTGAAGTTGTTACAGTTGCTCTTAGAAGAATTGATCTAAGTTCTAAAGAAAATAATATTTTAAACTATATACCGAAAGATACCAAATTACTTCCAAATACATCTGGTGCAAGAAATGCAGATGAAGCTATTAGGATAGCTAGACTTGCTAAAGCATCAGGATGTGGAAATTGGATCAAGATTGAGATTATATCTGATAATAAATATCTTCTTCCAGATGGTTATGAAACTATTAAGGCTACTGAAATACTTGCTTCCGAAGGATTTATTGTACTTCCATATGTAAGTCCAGACTTAATGGTAGCTCGATCTCTTGTAAATGCAGGAGCATCTGCTGTTATGCCTCTTGGATCACCTATAGGATCAAATAGAGGTATTAAGACAAGAGAACTGATAAAAATTTTAATTGAAGAAATTCCTTTACCAATAATAGTTGATGCTGGCATTGGTAAACCATCTGATGCATGTGAAGCTATGGAAATGGGTGCTTCAGCTTGTCTTTTAAATACAGCTATTGCTACATCTAAGAATCCTATTTTAATGGCAGAAGCATTTGGTAAAGCAGTTGAGGCAGGAAGAAAAGCTTACTTAGCTGGTCTTGGAAATAAGAGTTATACTGCAAATGCCTCTTCTCCACTCACAGGCTTTCTAAACAAATAA
- the thiE gene encoding thiamine phosphate synthase has product MRDKVKDFFNKELYCITSEEHSKGRNNIEVVKELIDAGVKIIQYREKDKKALYKYKECKEIRKLTKEADVMFIVNDNIDIAISVGADGVHIGQEDMPIEKVRELVGNDMIIGLSTHCIEEAHNAVLRGADYIGVGPIFSTNTKKDACAPVGLKYLNSVSQNISIPFVAIGGIKKHNIIEVLSNGASCVAMISEIVGANDIKEQVKNIKNIITES; this is encoded by the coding sequence ATGAGAGATAAGGTTAAAGACTTTTTTAATAAAGAACTATATTGTATTACTTCTGAGGAACATTCTAAGGGGAGAAATAACATAGAAGTTGTTAAGGAGTTAATTGATGCAGGAGTCAAAATAATTCAATATCGAGAAAAAGATAAAAAAGCTTTATATAAATATAAAGAATGTAAAGAAATAAGGAAACTTACTAAAGAAGCTGATGTTATGTTTATAGTAAATGACAATATAGATATTGCTATTTCAGTAGGTGCTGACGGTGTTCATATAGGACAAGAAGATATGCCTATTGAAAAAGTAAGAGAGCTAGTTGGTAATGACATGATTATAGGTCTGTCTACACACTGTATAGAAGAAGCACATAATGCAGTATTAAGAGGTGCTGACTATATAGGAGTTGGTCCTATATTTTCAACTAATACCAAAAAAGATGCTTGTGCTCCTGTAGGTCTTAAATATTTAAATTCTGTTTCACAAAATATCAGTATTCCTTTTGTAGCTATAGGAGGAATAAAGAAACATAATATTATTGAAGTATTATCCAATGGTGCAAGTTGTGTAGCAATGATAAGTGAGATAGTAGGTGCAAATGATATAAAAGAACAAGTGAAAAATATTAAAAATATAATAACTGAAAGTTAA
- the thiS gene encoding sulfur carrier protein ThiS, translated as MHIKINGKNKSVKDDISILDLLTSNNLNPNNVVIEYNYTILEREEWQDTILKENDNLEVLSFVGGG; from the coding sequence ATGCATATAAAGATAAATGGAAAAAATAAGTCTGTAAAGGATGATATAAGCATTTTAGACTTATTAACTTCTAATAACTTAAATCCAAATAATGTTGTTATAGAATACAATTACACTATTTTAGAAAGAGAAGAATGGCAAGATACCATATTAAAAGAAAATGATAATTTAGAAGTCTTAAGCTTTGTAGGAGGAGGTTAA
- a CDS encoding SDR family oxidoreductase, with product MNNVNFPKNIPSQHQSGHPGLEHLMEPKPIFKNESYNKVTQKLKDKVAIITGGDSGIGRAISCAFSEQGAIVNIIYYDEKEDAEETKRIIEKDGGQCNIFESDISKEEFCVQIIDRVISKYGKIDILVNNAAVQYERQSLEEISSEDFKKTFEVNIFGPFYMTKLSLPYMQPGSSIINTTSITAYKGHETLIDYSCTKGALTTFTRSLALTLIDKGIRVNAVAPGPIWTPLIPSSFDEKKVGVFGSDTPMKRPGQPVELAGAYVFLASDEASYITGQTIHVNGGEIING from the coding sequence ATGAATAACGTTAATTTTCCTAAAAATATTCCTAGTCAACATCAAAGTGGTCATCCAGGACTTGAACATTTGATGGAGCCTAAACCGATATTTAAAAATGAATCATACAATAAGGTTACACAAAAATTAAAAGACAAAGTAGCTATAATAACTGGTGGAGATAGTGGAATAGGAAGAGCTATTTCTTGTGCATTTAGTGAACAAGGAGCTATTGTAAATATTATATACTACGATGAAAAAGAAGATGCAGAGGAAACTAAAAGAATAATAGAAAAAGATGGAGGACAATGTAATATATTTGAAAGTGACATTTCTAAAGAAGAATTTTGTGTTCAAATTATAGATAGAGTTATTAGTAAATATGGAAAGATAGATATATTAGTAAACAATGCAGCAGTTCAATATGAGAGACAAAGCTTAGAGGAGATCAGTTCAGAGGATTTTAAAAAGACATTTGAAGTAAACATCTTTGGACCTTTTTATATGACAAAGTTATCATTACCATATATGCAACCAGGTTCTTCAATTATAAATACAACATCTATAACAGCTTATAAAGGACATGAAACTTTAATAGATTATTCTTGTACTAAGGGAGCATTAACTACATTTACTCGTTCTTTAGCATTAACTCTAATTGATAAAGGAATAAGGGTGAATGCTGTAGCACCTGGTCCTATTTGGACTCCTTTGATTCCATCTTCTTTTGATGAGAAGAAAGTAGGTGTATTTGGAAGTGACACTCCAATGAAGAGACCTGGTCAGCCTGTTGAATTAGCAGGAGCTTATGTATTTTTAGCATCAGATGAAGCATCTTATATAACAGGTCAAACTATACATGTAAATGGTGGAGAAATAATTAATGGCTAG
- the thiC gene encoding phosphomethylpyrimidine synthase ThiC codes for MNYTTQMDAARKGLITDEMKIVSKKENIDVNVLRSLIAEGKIAIPANKNHKNLNPEGIGEGLRTKINVNLGISKDCYNIDAEMEKVKKALELKAEAIMDLSSYGKTEEFRRKLVETSTAMIGTVPIYDAVGFYDKELKDISEKEFLDVIEKHAKDGVDFMTIHAGINKSTAERFKKNKRLTHIVSRGGSLVFAWMELNGKENPFYEYYDDILDICEKYDVTISLGDACRPGSIHDSTDASQIEELIVLGELTKRAWEKNVQVMIEGPGHMALNEIAGNMMLEKRLCHGAPFYVLGPIVTDIAPGYDHITSAIGGAIAASNGADFLCYVTPAEHLRLPNLDDMKEGIIATRIAAHAADIAKGIKGARDWDNEMSKARADLDWNKMFELAIDPEKAKKYREESMPEHEDSCTMCGKMCSMRNMKKILNGEDINILRD; via the coding sequence GTGAATTATACAACTCAAATGGATGCTGCTAGAAAAGGCTTAATAACAGATGAAATGAAGATAGTATCCAAAAAAGAAAATATTGATGTTAATGTACTTAGAAGTTTAATTGCTGAAGGAAAAATAGCTATACCTGCTAATAAAAATCACAAGAATCTAAATCCTGAAGGTATAGGTGAAGGTCTTAGAACTAAAATTAATGTAAACTTAGGAATATCAAAAGACTGCTATAATATTGATGCAGAAATGGAAAAAGTAAAAAAAGCTTTAGAACTAAAAGCTGAAGCTATAATGGATTTAAGCTCATATGGAAAAACAGAAGAATTTAGACGTAAACTCGTAGAAACTTCTACTGCTATGATTGGTACTGTTCCAATATATGATGCTGTAGGATTTTATGATAAAGAATTAAAAGATATAAGTGAGAAAGAATTTTTAGATGTAATTGAAAAACATGCTAAAGATGGTGTAGACTTTATGACTATCCATGCTGGAATTAACAAATCTACAGCTGAAAGATTCAAGAAAAACAAGAGACTTACTCATATAGTTTCTCGTGGTGGATCTTTAGTCTTTGCATGGATGGAGCTTAATGGTAAAGAAAATCCATTCTATGAATACTATGATGATATATTAGATATATGCGAGAAATATGATGTTACAATTAGTTTAGGAGATGCTTGTAGACCAGGAAGTATACATGATTCTACAGATGCTTCTCAAATAGAAGAACTAATAGTTCTAGGTGAACTAACTAAAAGAGCTTGGGAAAAAAATGTACAAGTTATGATTGAAGGACCTGGACATATGGCGTTAAATGAAATAGCAGGAAATATGATGCTCGAAAAAAGATTATGTCATGGTGCTCCATTCTATGTATTAGGACCTATTGTAACAGATATAGCTCCTGGTTATGATCACATTACAAGTGCTATTGGTGGTGCCATTGCAGCATCTAATGGTGCTGATTTCTTATGTTATGTTACTCCAGCAGAACACCTTAGACTTCCTAATTTAGATGATATGAAAGAAGGTATAATAGCTACAAGAATAGCTGCTCATGCTGCTGATATAGCTAAAGGTATAAAAGGTGCTAGAGATTGGGATAACGAAATGAGTAAAGCTAGGGCTGATCTTGATTGGAATAAAATGTTTGAATTAGCTATAGACCCTGAAAAAGCTAAAAAATATAGAGAAGAATCTATGCCAGAGCATGAAGATTCTTGTACTATGTGTGGTAAAATGTGTTCAATGAGAAATATGAAAAAGATTCTTAATGGAGAAGATATCAACATATTAAGAGACTAG
- a CDS encoding O-acetylhomoserine aminocarboxypropyltransferase/cysteine synthase family protein, whose product MGSSLKFETIQVHGGQNVDSETKSRAVPIYQTAAYLFEDTQEAADLFALKKAGLIYSRTRNPTIETFGRRVTELEGGVGSLVTSSGMAAITYSILSLAKDGDEIVAASTLYGGTYTLFTHTLKNLGVNVKLVNPDNFEEIENSINDKTKAVFIETIGNPEINVVDIEKVAEIAHKNDIPLIVDNTFATPYLCKPIEFGADIVVHSATKFIGGHGTAIGGIVIDSGKFNWDNGKFPGMVEPDPRFKGISFYNEFGESAYITRLRNTLLSDIGACLSPFNAFLLLQGLETLSLRMEKHVDNAKKVAEYLENHPKVEWVKYPGLKSSKYNTLAKKYLPKGAGSIFTFGVKGGYESGKKLIESVKIFSHLANVGDAKSLIIHPASTTHQQLTESEQLTAGVNPELIRVSIGIEYVDDLINDLENALKEI is encoded by the coding sequence ATGGGAAGTAGTTTAAAATTTGAGACTATTCAAGTTCATGGGGGACAAAATGTTGACAGCGAGACAAAGTCTAGAGCTGTACCTATATATCAAACAGCAGCATATTTATTCGAAGATACACAGGAAGCAGCAGATTTATTTGCTTTGAAAAAAGCGGGGCTTATATATTCTAGAACTAGAAATCCAACTATAGAAACTTTTGGAAGAAGGGTAACTGAACTAGAAGGTGGAGTAGGATCATTAGTGACTTCTTCTGGGATGGCTGCAATTACTTATTCTATACTTAGTTTAGCTAAAGATGGTGACGAAATAGTTGCTGCATCTACACTTTATGGAGGTACTTACACACTTTTTACACATACTCTAAAGAACTTAGGAGTTAATGTTAAACTTGTAAATCCAGATAACTTTGAAGAAATAGAAAATAGTATTAATGATAAGACAAAAGCAGTATTTATAGAGACTATAGGAAATCCTGAAATAAATGTTGTAGATATAGAAAAAGTGGCTGAAATCGCACATAAAAATGATATACCATTAATAGTAGACAATACTTTTGCTACACCATACCTGTGTAAACCGATAGAATTTGGTGCAGATATAGTTGTTCATTCAGCTACAAAATTTATAGGTGGTCATGGTACAGCTATAGGAGGAATAGTAATAGATTCAGGAAAATTCAATTGGGATAATGGTAAATTTCCAGGTATGGTAGAACCAGATCCTAGATTTAAGGGAATATCATTCTATAATGAATTTGGTGAGTCAGCTTATATAACAAGATTAAGAAACACACTTTTAAGTGATATAGGAGCATGTTTATCTCCATTCAACGCCTTTTTATTATTACAAGGGTTAGAAACATTATCTCTTAGAATGGAGAAACATGTAGACAATGCTAAAAAAGTAGCTGAATATTTGGAAAATCACCCTAAAGTAGAATGGGTTAAATATCCAGGTCTTAAATCAAGTAAATATAACACTTTAGCTAAAAAATATCTTCCTAAAGGAGCAGGATCAATATTTACATTTGGAGTAAAAGGTGGATATGAATCAGGGAAGAAATTGATTGAGTCAGTTAAGATTTTTTCACATTTAGCAAATGTAGGTGATGCTAAGTCACTTATTATACATCCAGCGTCTACTACGCATCAGCAACTTACTGAATCAGAACAACTTACGGCAGGAGTTAATCCTGAGCTTATAAGGGTATCAATAGGTATAGAATATGTAGATGATCTTATAAATGACTTAGAAAATGCTTTGAAAGAGATATAA
- a CDS encoding M15 family metallopeptidase: MKNKFIKIIVLALIILAAYEVSVVLKGNVGIKKNHEGKELYRKDKYEVEKRLKVKERKVNKSIDEEFTYQSIPEEIKKKMIGLSWHENNNISLDDLSYIKVLHWGFDNKIHKGELVVHNKVSKEIVDIFKELYYVKYPIDKIKIIDEYEANDKLSMEDNNTSAFCYRNIASGSNNISKHAYGVAIDINPVQNPYINKDKILPISSKDYIDRSNVRKGMIVKDDALYLAFKKRGWIWGGEWKYIKDYQHFEKNIDY; this comes from the coding sequence ATGAAAAATAAGTTTATAAAAATCATTGTATTAGCTTTAATAATTTTAGCTGCTTATGAAGTTAGTGTTGTATTAAAAGGAAATGTAGGTATAAAGAAAAATCATGAAGGTAAAGAACTTTATCGAAAAGATAAGTATGAAGTAGAAAAAAGGTTAAAAGTTAAGGAGCGTAAGGTGAATAAATCCATAGATGAAGAATTCACATATCAATCTATACCTGAAGAAATAAAAAAGAAAATGATAGGATTATCATGGCATGAAAATAATAATATAAGTTTAGATGATCTTAGTTATATAAAAGTCTTACATTGGGGATTTGATAACAAGATACATAAAGGAGAATTAGTAGTACACAATAAAGTTTCCAAGGAAATAGTAGATATTTTTAAAGAACTGTACTATGTAAAATATCCAATAGATAAGATAAAAATAATAGACGAATATGAAGCTAATGATAAATTGTCCATGGAAGATAATAATACTTCTGCATTTTGTTATAGAAATATAGCAAGTGGTAGTAACAATATTTCAAAACATGCCTATGGAGTAGCAATAGATATAAATCCAGTACAAAATCCCTATATAAACAAAGATAAGATACTTCCTATTAGTAGTAAAGATTATATAGATAGAAGTAATGTAAGAAAAGGAATGATAGTAAAAGATGATGCATTATACTTAGCTTTTAAGAAAAGAGGATGGATATGGGGAGGAGAGTGGAAATATATTAAGGATTATCAGCATTTTGAAAAGAATATAGATTATTAA